The Nostoc cf. commune SO-36 genomic sequence GGCAATGGAAGAGACCAGGACGAGTCCACAGTTTGAACCTTACCTATTGAGTCCATGCTTTGAACCTCAATTATTAAGCATATATACTTTCACTCATTAGGATGATTTAAAGTAACTGTCATAAGTAATAAGAATCTGCTTTTAAATTCTATCTTTAGATAAAATTTAGAATTATAAGTAACCTAGGGACACAGAAAAAGTCAGTCTAAACTTATCATTTTTGGGTTCAAAGACTCGTCAACGAGTATCTGAGGTGGATGAACGGAGTTCAAAGACTCGTTCACGAGTATCTGAGGTGGATGAACGGAGTTCAAAGACTCGTTCACGAGTATCTGAGGTGGATGAACGGAGTTCAAAGACTCGTCAACGAGTATTTGAGGTGGATGAACGGAGTTCAAAGACTCGTTCACGAGTATCTGAGGTGGATGAACGGAGTTCAAAGACTCGTTCACGAGTATCTGAGGTGGATGAACGGAGTTCAAAGACTCGTCAACGAGTATTTGAGGTGGATGAACGGAGTTCAAAGACTCATCAACGAGTATCATTTAAAATCCTGCCAAACGATGTGAAGGTTTCAAACTCAGGGATGATGAGTAATTAGCAACTAAATTGACAAAATCAGACTATAAAGAGTGATATTAAGCGATAAATAGCGCTTGTAAAGGACTAACGGCCATGATTAAATCTTGGATGGTGATTGGAGGGGTCGCTTTCTTGGTTGCTTTAGCAGCTAACGTAATTACGCCTAGCGATCGCCAATGGTTCAAGCGCTTACTAAGACCGAGATGGCTAACTTTTGAGGGTGCGATTCCTATTATCTGGACTGTAATATTTATTTGCGGTGCATGGTCAGCTTATATTGTCTGGGAAAAAGATCCAGGAAGCACCCCAACCTGGTTAATCATGGGTTTATACTTGCTTTTAGAAATTGTAACCATTGCCTATACACCTGTAATGTTTAGGCTTCGCAGTTTGAAAGTGGGTACAATTCTCGGTGGCACAGGTTTTATCATTTGTGCTTTATTGATACTTGCAGTTTTAAGTATTTCTGGTTGGGCAGCATTGCTATTAGTTCCTTATTTGCTGTGGAGTCCCATTGGTACTTATACCACT encodes the following:
- a CDS encoding TspO/MBR family protein, with product MIKSWMVIGGVAFLVALAANVITPSDRQWFKRLLRPRWLTFEGAIPIIWTVIFICGAWSAYIVWEKDPGSTPTWLIMGLYLLLEIVTIAYTPVMFRLRSLKVGTILGGTGFIICALLILAVLSISGWAALLLVPYLLWSPIGTYTTWKMISLNPQDA